The DNA segment GTTAGCGATGTACTGGCGATCATCGCGGTCACCGTGGTCACGGTGTTCACCGATCTGGCTACAGCGGTGCTGTTCGGGATCGTCATCGCGGCGGTCAACTTTGCCTGGCAGCATGCCCGTGAGCTGTATGCCGACAGCCATGATGATGGTGAGGGCGGCAAGCGTTACCAGGTGCATGGCACGTTGTTCTTTGCCTCGACCACGCCGTTTCTCAATCAGTTCGACCCGGCGGGCGATCCGCCCAGCGTGACGCTCGATTGCAAGCACCTGAGCTTTGTCGACTACTCGGCGGTGGCGGCGTTGCAGACCTTGCGCGAGCGCTATGCCAAGGCGGGCAAGCACCTGCGGGTGGTGCATCTGTCGGAGCGCTGCAAGAAGCTGTTGAAGCGCGCGGGCGAGCAGCACTGATGCATCGCGGGGCAAGCCCGCTCCCACGCAGCCACAGGTAGTGCGTGAGGGCGGGCTTGCACCGCGATGGGTTCAGGATTCCCCGCGGTTCTTTTTCACGATCGCCTCGGCGATGTTCGCCGGCGCCTCGCCATACTTGGTGAACTCCATGGTATAGCTGGCCCGCCCCTGGGTCATCGAGCGCATCTGCGTCGAATAACCAAACATTTCACCCAGCGGCACTTCGGCGCGGATGACCTTGCCGGCCGGGGTTTCCTCGCCTTCCTGAATCATCCCGCGACGGCGGCTGAGGTCGCCAATGATGTCGCCCTGGTACTCCTCAGGCGTGACCACCTCAACCTTCATCACCGGCTCCAGCAGCACCGCGCCGCCTTTGCTGGAAAGCTGCTTGGTGGCCATCGAGGCGGCGATCTTGAAGGCCATTTCGTTGGAGTCGACATCATGGTACGAGCCGTCGAACACTGCGGCCTTGAGGTTGATCAGCGGATAGCCGGCGAGCACGCCGTTTTGCATCTGCTCCTCGATGCCTTTCTGGATCGCCGGTATGTACTCGCGTGGAATCACCCCGCCGACCACCTCGTTGACGAACTGCAAGCCTTCCTTGCCTTCTTCTCCTGGGGCGAAGCGAATCCAGCAATGGCCATACTGGCCACGGCCACCGGACTGGCGGACGAACTTGCCTTCGATCTCGCAGGTGTTGCGAATTTTCTCGCGGTAGGCCACCTGTGGCTTGCCAATGTTGGCCTCGACGCCGAACTCGCGGCGCATGCGGTCGACGATGATGTCCAGGTGCAGCTCACCCATGCCGGAGATGATGGTCTGCGCGGTTTCTTCGTCGGTCTTGACCCGGAATGAAGGATCTTCCTGGGCCAGCTTGCTCAGGGCGATGCCCATTTTCTCCTGGTCGGCCTTGGTCTTTGGCTCCACCGCCACTGAAATCACCGGATCGGGGAAGTCCATCCGTTCGAGAATGATCGGTTTATTGATGTCGCACAGGGTGTCGCCGGTGGTGACATCTTTCATGCCGATCAGCGCGGCGATATCGCCAGCGCAAACGTCCTTGATCTCGGCACGCTGGTTGGCATGCATCTGCACCATGCGGCCGATGCGTTCCTTCTTGCCCTTGACCGAATTGAGCACGGCATTGCCGGAGCTGAGCACGCCGGAATACACCCGGGCGAAGGTGAGGGTGCCGACGAAGGGGTCGGTGGCGATCTTGAAGGCCAGCGCCGAGAACGGCTCGTTGTCGTCGGCATGACGTTCCAGATGCTTGTCTTCGTCGTCGGGGTCGGTGCCATTGATCGCCGGAATTTCGCTAGGCGCGGGCAGGTAGTCGATCACCGCGTCGAGCATCAGCGGCACGCCTTTGTTCTTGAACGAGGAGCCGAGCACCGCCGGCACGATCTGGTTAGCGATGGTGCGCTGGCGCAGCCCGGCCTTGATCTGCTCGGTGCTCAGCTCTTCGCCATTGAGGTACAGCTCCATGAACTCGTCGTTGGCCTCGGCGGCGGCTTCGATCATGTGCGCACGCCATTCGTCGGCCAGCGCCCTGAGCTCTGCGGGGATTTCCTCCTCGCGATAGCTGGCGCCGTTGTCGGCGTCGTTCCAGTAGATGGCTTTCATCTTCACCAGGTCGATCTGGCCGATGAAGTTTTCCTCGCTGCCAATCGCCAGTTGGATCGGCACCGGGTGGTGGCCCAGGCGCTGGTCGATCTGTTTGACCACGCGCAAGAAGTCGGCGCCCTGGCGGTCCATCTTGTTGATGTAGGCCAGGCGTGGCACATGGTACTTGTTGGCCTGGCGCCAGACGGTCTCGGACTGCGGCTCGACCCCATCGGCGCCACTGAACACCACCACCGCGCCATCGAGCACGCGCAACGAGCGCTCCACCTCGATGGTGAAGTCGACGTGTCCGGGGGTATCGATGATGTTGAAGCGGTATTTGTTGGCGAACTGCTTGGTCGAGCCCTGCCAGAAGGCGGTGGTCGCCGCTGAGGTGATGGTGATGCCGCGCTCCTGTTCCTGGGCCATCCAGTCCATGGTCGCGGCGCCATCGTGCACCTCGCCCATCTTGTGGTTGACCCCGGTGTAGAACAGGATGCGTTCGGTGGTGGTGGTCTTGCCGGCATCGACGTGGGCGACGATGCCGATATTGCGGTACAGCTCAATGGGCGTAGTGCGGGCCATGGTCAGTCACCTGTGGGTGAATGCGCGGGGAGGGGTACTCCCAAGGTAGCAGACCGTTGACGGCCTGTTGCCCCTTGACCCGATCAAGCGAGGAGCGGTCTCAGTCAGCTTGCGCTTGCAACTGCCAGATGCCGTCGACTTCACGTGCCAGACCGCTAGCGGCCAGCAAAACCACCAGGCGTGGGTGCAGGGCGGCATCGGTGAAGCCCTTGACGCAGTTAAGGTCGAGCTCGCCGGTCAGCTTCATGTCGGTCTTGGTGTACGACAACCAGGCCTTTTTAAGTACTTGCAGCACGTCACTGCCCGCAGTGTTGGCAAAGCGGCGGTGGGCTTGGCGGCCGTCGAACTCGAAGCTGTGTTGATGGCTGTAGCTGCTTTCGTCGCCATTGCCTTCGACGCAGCGGTAGCAGCGGCATGGGCCATCGGCAAAGGCAGTGCGCAGGTAGCTGTTGAAGTCCACTACGGGCTTGAGGGTCAGGCGTTTGTCGACCTCGAACAGGTCGGCGATCAGGGGTTCTTCGGCGCTCACTCGGTGTCCTCGTGTGGTGTGGCGTGCATCGGCGGGCACCCTAACAGATCGGCGCTTTGCAGGCCATGCGCTTGGTCTGGCGATCGATGTCGTCAGCGCCGCCTTCATCGCGGGGCAAGCCCGCTCCCACGAGGCTTGCGTATCCCACCTCTGATGAGTAGCCAGCACGCCACCGGTCGAGGCGCAGGCATTCATGAGGCTCAAGCGTGTGTTGTAGGAGGCGCAGGCATTCACGAGGATCAAATGTGTGATTGTGTGATGTAGGAGGCGCAAACGTGTGTCGTGGGAGCGGGCTTGCCCCGCGATAGAGGGCTAGAGACAACAGGTGACAGCTGCCGTACCCTATGCGCCCCCGGCGTGGAGCACGCCGATCCCTATCGATGAGGCAACCCGATTGAGCAAGTACCCGTATATCGCCACCGTGACCGTCAGCACCGAAGACCGCGGAGGCGACGTCGAGGCGTCGGAAAATGCCAACATCCGTGTTGGCCTTGAGGCTGTGACCGAAACCCTGAAGAAGGTGCATTTCGTCGGCGCCTTGGCAGCCCCGGAAAAGCCGGCTACCCACATCTGCGTCACCCTGGAAAACGGCCTCGTCTATTACGGCCCGATCGTCAACGGTCACGCCGAACTCGAAGGCGGCTGGATCGCCTTCGAATCCGACATGCTCACCCCTGAAGAGCTGGGCCTGTAAGCCTCAGTCCAGCTGCGCCAGGCACTGCTCGAGGATATCCAGGCCTTCTTCGAGCACTGCCGGCTCGATGGTCAGCGGTGCCAGCAGGCGAATGATGTGCCGCGCCTTGCCACTGGGCATCAACAGCAACCCCTTGGCCCGCGCCGCTTCCAGCAGCTTGGCCAGCTGCGCAGGCGCCGGGCTGCCATCGGCATTGACCAGTTCGATGCCGCGCATGGCGCCAACGCCGGTCAGGCGGCCAAGCGAAACGCTCAATCCAGATGACTTCCAGCGTTGATAGCGGCTGACGATGGCTTGCTCCTGACGCTCGCCCCAGGTCGCCAGGTTCTCATCGCTCATCTGCGCAAGGCTGGCCAGGGCCGCCGCGCAGGCAATCGGGTTACCTGAATAGGTGCCGCCCAACCCGCCCTTTGGCAGCGCGCCCATCAGCGCCTTGCGCCCGACCACCGCACCCAACGGCATGCCGCCAGCGATGCTCTTGGCCAGCAGCAGCAAATCCGGCTCGATGCCCAGGCGTGGGAAAGCAAAGCGCTGCCCGGTGCGGCCAAAGCCCGATTGGATTTCATCGATGATGATCAAGATCCCATGCTCGTCGCACAAGCGCCGTAGGGCTTGGGCGAAGGCCGGATCAAGCGCCAGGAAACCGCCTTCGCCTTGCACCGGTTCGAGAATGAACGCAGCCACGTCTTCGACGGCCAGCTCGACACTGAACAGCCGCTCCAGGGCTTTTAGCGCCTGCTCGCAGGTAACCCCGGTGTCGGCGCTGGGGTAGGGCAGGTGATAGACCGGCCCTGGCAAATCGCCGACACGTTGCTTGTACGGAGCGACCTTGCCATTGAGGTTGAGGGTGGCCAGGGTGCGGCCGTGGAAGGCGCCGTCAAAGGCGATGATGGCGCGTTTGCCGGTGGCGCCACGGGCCACTTTCAGGGCGTTTTCCGCAGCTTCCGCGCCGCTGTTGGTGAGCATGCCGGCCAGCGGGTAGCTGACCGGCACGAACGCGCGCAATTGCTCCATCAGTTCAAGGTAGGGGCCATGCGGTGCGGCGTTGAAGGCGTAGTGGGTCAGGCGCGAGGCCTGGGTCTGGATCGCCTCGACCACCGCCGGGTTGCAGTGGCCCAGGTTAAGCACACCAATACCGCCGACAAAGTCGATGTAGCGTTTACCGTCGGTATCCCAGACTTCTGCATTACGCCCATGGGAAAGTGTAATGGGGTGAACTATGGCAATCGATTGGCTGATACTTTCCAGATTCATGAGCACGCGGACCTTGTTCGAGTTTGTTGATATCCAAACGCGACTTGGGTAGT comes from the Pseudomonas urmiensis genome and includes:
- the fusA gene encoding elongation factor G yields the protein MARTTPIELYRNIGIVAHVDAGKTTTTERILFYTGVNHKMGEVHDGAATMDWMAQEQERGITITSAATTAFWQGSTKQFANKYRFNIIDTPGHVDFTIEVERSLRVLDGAVVVFSGADGVEPQSETVWRQANKYHVPRLAYINKMDRQGADFLRVVKQIDQRLGHHPVPIQLAIGSEENFIGQIDLVKMKAIYWNDADNGASYREEEIPAELRALADEWRAHMIEAAAEANDEFMELYLNGEELSTEQIKAGLRQRTIANQIVPAVLGSSFKNKGVPLMLDAVIDYLPAPSEIPAINGTDPDDEDKHLERHADDNEPFSALAFKIATDPFVGTLTFARVYSGVLSSGNAVLNSVKGKKERIGRMVQMHANQRAEIKDVCAGDIAALIGMKDVTTGDTLCDINKPIILERMDFPDPVISVAVEPKTKADQEKMGIALSKLAQEDPSFRVKTDEETAQTIISGMGELHLDIIVDRMRREFGVEANIGKPQVAYREKIRNTCEIEGKFVRQSGGRGQYGHCWIRFAPGEEGKEGLQFVNEVVGGVIPREYIPAIQKGIEEQMQNGVLAGYPLINLKAAVFDGSYHDVDSNEMAFKIAASMATKQLSSKGGAVLLEPVMKVEVVTPEEYQGDIIGDLSRRRGMIQEGEETPAGKVIRAEVPLGEMFGYSTQMRSMTQGRASYTMEFTKYGEAPANIAEAIVKKNRGES
- a CDS encoding 2-aminoadipate transaminase; translation: MNLESISQSIAIVHPITLSHGRNAEVWDTDGKRYIDFVGGIGVLNLGHCNPAVVEAIQTQASRLTHYAFNAAPHGPYLELMEQLRAFVPVSYPLAGMLTNSGAEAAENALKVARGATGKRAIIAFDGAFHGRTLATLNLNGKVAPYKQRVGDLPGPVYHLPYPSADTGVTCEQALKALERLFSVELAVEDVAAFILEPVQGEGGFLALDPAFAQALRRLCDEHGILIIIDEIQSGFGRTGQRFAFPRLGIEPDLLLLAKSIAGGMPLGAVVGRKALMGALPKGGLGGTYSGNPIACAAALASLAQMSDENLATWGERQEQAIVSRYQRWKSSGLSVSLGRLTGVGAMRGIELVNADGSPAPAQLAKLLEAARAKGLLLMPSGKARHIIRLLAPLTIEPAVLEEGLDILEQCLAQLD